The Bombus terrestris chromosome 4, iyBomTerr1.2, whole genome shotgun sequence genome has a window encoding:
- the LOC100646654 gene encoding homocysteine S-methyltransferase-like, giving the protein MDIKILDGGFSSQLSTHINAKIDGDPLWTARFLATNPDAVYATHLDFLRAGADIIETSTYQASVPDLMKYLSVTEEEGIKLLHKAVNLAKNAVNDYIKEIIENNDIENKNPIIAGSCGPYGASLHDGSEYNGIYGKTTPRDTIIEWHKSRINALVDADINLLALETIPCYQEAEALIELLREYPNIKAWLSFSCKKDSQNIVDGSNFQEIALRCYKTALPGQIVAIGVNCIAPENVTPLLKNINTGPANEFIPLIAYPNSGEIYLQSKGWIKNGNSASFENFIPEWLELGIRYLGGCCRMYAEDIKSIRKEVNNFNRKRES; this is encoded by the coding sequence atggaTATTAAGATTTTGGACGGTGGATTTAGTTCACAATTATCCACTCATATTAATGCAAAAATTGATGGCGATCCTCTGTGGACAGCAAGATTTTTAGCAACAAATCCTGATGCAGTTTATGCTACGCATTTAGATTTTCTACGAGCAGGTGCAGATATTATTGAAACAAGTACATATCAAGCTTCAGTTCctgatttaatgaaatatttatctgtAACTGAAGAGGAAGGTATAAAATTATTACACAAAGCTGTAAATCTTGCTAAAAATGCAGTGAATGattatattaaagaaattataGAGAACAATGATATTGAAAATAAGAATCCTATCATTGCTGGCTCCTGTGGACCTTATGGAGCTAGCCTACACGATGGTTCTGAATATAATGGAATTTATGGTAAAACAACACCTCGTGATACCATCATTGAATGGCACAAATCACGTATAAATGCTCTTGTAGATGctgatataaatttattagcACTAGAAACTATACCTTGCTATCAGGAAGCAGAAGCATTAATTGAACTTTTAAGAGAATATCCAAACATTAAGGCATGGCTTTCGTTTTCTTGCAAAAAAGACAGTCAAAACATAGTAGATGGGAGTAATTTCCAAGAAATTGCTTTACGTTGCTATAAAACGGCATTACCAGGACAAATAGTTGCCATTGGTGTAAATTGCATTGCTCCAGAAAACGTAACtcctttattaaaaaatatcaatacaGGGCCAGCAAATGAGTTTATACCATTAATCGCATATCCTAATAGCGGTGAAATCTATTTACAAAGTAAAGGCTGGATAAAAAATGGAAACTCTGcttcatttgaaaattttattcctgAATGGCTAGAACTTGGAATACGTTATCTTGGAGGTTGTTGCAGAATGTATGCAGAAGATATAAAATCAATTAGAAAAGAAGTAAACAATTTCAACAGAAAAAGGGAATCATAA
- the LOC100646776 gene encoding proteasome maturation protein has translation MSFGLPSLVPKSTVNDQFNIHGDNYGIPNPMVSGLTASRQHIGYAHPLEASERSYEKNRTRMNMVLLRNTQGLHAPMRLAMELKATEKIGRLPFLPSSHMMKDVLLGKDAEIGFEDILNIPEFREQMGQPHAVVEKSLGIL, from the exons ATG AGTTTTGGTTTGCCATCACTTGTTCCAAAATCTACTGTAAACGACCAGTTCAACATTCACGGTGACAATTATGGTATACCTAATCCAATGGTTTCAGG aTTAACAGCATCTAGGCAGCACATAGGTTATGCACATCCATTGGAAGCATCTGAGAGaagt TATGAGAAAAATCGTACTCGCATGAATATGGTGTTATTAAGAAACACACAAGGATTACATGCTCCAATGCGTCTAGCAATGGAATTAAAAGCTACTGAAAAAATTGGAAGACTTCCATTTCTTCCATCATCACACATGATGAAAGATGTATTACTTGGAAAGGATGCAGAAATAgg GTTTGAAGACATATTAAACATACCTGAATTTAGAGAACAAATGGGGCAACCACATGCTGTTGTTGAAAAAAGTCTTGGAATATTATAA
- the LOC100647961 gene encoding uncharacterized protein LOC100647961 — MRLYSRRVSLRESFLEILARRSLIPKRVNRLKGIYLFRAAVRLVLEYIEWLTEKSVVEEVSDDITINIRKAQEKKHEKKALTLEDRSYLLTRPEDRSSDDRKYIYELFKKFRVFKKYPEHLREILAGVCFYQYLRPDRVIVRQGREAENLYFIINGEVSASKVIIDRWTGESEEIDMGILSPGDIFGEVALLHEIPRSAAVFTKTAVDLIRIPRLEFDDVLRSPLKREWDILQDALVHFNYFKCWDEETIRECCILSKLKDFQPDEVLLGDGKGMVNHVHFLLEGECRLIEHMIVRKTHSVYGTQYELYDPEKDNAKKEPRLLKSLEMATKMDELEYEYETTKANGIDDAIDGSRDFIDYAQILLSSKATDRRMDFERSSVITTTLLDVMNEWQKITDVAEMLMREPSSTSQQRYPADVRTIFMQICTFNRGACFGLGENMINRRIVATSSVRCFLVPRYWLRIHNRANIWERVKLFLDSKFPTEGQLFEKFVTNRRWLEYKKTLIEDIGRQGRRIHSNVTIHDVPYAIRIANDIGAEM; from the exons ATGCGTTTATACAGTAGAAGAGTTTCACTTCGTGAATCATTTCTTGAAATACTAGCAAGAAGATCATTAATTCCAAAAAGA GTCAATAGGTTAAAGGGGATCTATCTTTTCCGAGCTGCAGTGAGACTGGTCTTGGAATATATCGAATGGTTAACCGAGAAGTCTGTAGTTGAAGAAGTCAGTGACgatattacaattaatattcGGAAGGCACAAGAAAAAAAACACGAAAAGAAAGCTCTTACTCTAGAG GATCGTTCTTATTTATTAACGAGGCCAGAAGACCGATCATCAGACgacagaaaatatatatatgaattatttaaaaagtttcgCGTGTTCAAAAAATATCCTGAACATTTGAGAGAAATTTTAGCGGGGGTATGCTTTTATCAATATTTACGACCTGATCGCGTAATTGTGCGACAAGGTCGCGAAGCTGAAAATCTTTACTTCATTATAAACGGAGAAGTCAGCGCATCGAAAGTAATTATTGATCGTTGGACTG GTGAATCGGAAGAGATTGATATGGGCATCTTGAGTCCTGGCGATATATTCGGTGAAGTCGCATTGTTGCATGAAATACCAAGATCAGCAGCAGTATTTACAAAAA CCGCAGTAGATTTGATCCGCATTCCTCGCTTGGAATTCGATGACGTTTTGCGGTCTCCTTTAAAAAGAGAGTGGGACATATTGCAGGATGCGTTAGtacatttcaattattttaaatgttggGACGAAGAAACAATACGAGAATGTTGTATTCTCAGTAAATTAAAGGATTTTCAACCTGATGag gtTTTGTTAGGTGATGGTAAAGGAATGGTGAATCATGTCCATTTCCTGTTAGAAGGTGAATGTCGTCTGATAGAACACATGATTGTTCGTAAAACGCATTCTGTTTATGGAACTCAATACGAATTATACGATCCTGAAAAAGATAATGCAAAGAAGGAACCCAGATTATTAAAGAGCTTAGAAATGGCTACAAAGATGGACGAATTAGAATATGAATATGAAACTACCAAA GCAAATGGCATAGACGATGCTATCGACGGAAGTCGAGATTTCATAGATTATGCACAAATCTTACTATCATCGAAAGCAACTGATAGGAGAATGGACTTTGAACGTTCAAGCGTCATTACAACTACATTATTAGATGTC ATGAATGAATGGCAAAAAATTACGGATGTAGCAGAAATGTTAATGAGAGAACCTTCATCAACCTCTCAGCAACGTTATCCGGCTGACGTACGTacaatatttatgcaaatttgtacgTTTAACAGGGGTGCGTGTTTCGGCTTAG GAGAAAATATGATTAATCGAAGAATAGTAGCTACTTCATCCGTAAGATGTTTTTTGGTTCCGCGGTATTGGTTGAGAATTCATAATCGTGCAAATATTTGGGAACGCGTAAAGTTGTTCTTGGATTCCAAATTTCCTACTGAGGggcaattatttgaaaaatttgtaaccAATCGCAG